The Bdellovibrionales bacterium genome contains the following window.
GGCTTGTTGATTCTGCTGAATTCCGTAAAGTGCGTACTGAACCGCAAGGTCACCGGTAATAGCTTCGATACGACGAACGCCGGCGCTCACGCCGCCCTCGGAAACCACTTTGAACATGCGAATCTGAGACGTGTTTTTTACGTGAGTACCGCCGCAAAGTTCGCACGAGAAATCGCCCATCGTAAGAACGCGGACGTTGTCGCCGTACTTTTCACCGAACAAAGCCATGGCGCCTTTTGCGATCGCTGCTTTGTGGCTCATGTTATCCACCTGAACGTCGACGGCTTTGCCGATCTCGTCATTCACGAGGCTTTCGATTTGTGCAATTTCTTCCGCTGTGAGGGCCTTGTTGTGAGTAAAGTCAAAACGTGTACGGGTCGGGTCTACTAAAGATCCGGCTTGAGTCACGTGAGGTCCCAAAACCTTACGAAGAGCCGCGTGCATCAAGTGAGTTGCAGAGTGATTCGACATGGTATTGCGACGAGCACTTTCAGCCACTTGCACATGCATTGTGTCGCCAACTTTGATTTCGCCGGAAACCATTTCCACGTGGTGAATGTGAACATCCGAAGACTTCGTGGTGTTATGTACTTCCAAAGTCGTCGAATCATTTTTCATGGTGCCTTGGTCGCCGACCTGACCGCCACCCTCAGCATAGAACGGGGTCTTGTTCAAGATCACTAAGCCGGACTGACCCGCCTTCAAGCTTGTCACAGTTTTTGTACCATCAGAAAGAGCCACAACATTGCACTGACCAGCCATAGAGTCATAGCCAGTGAATTGGGTTGGACCACTTTTGGTCGCAGTATCTTGGGCGAACTTGATCAGGTGAGCTTCGTCAGCCTGCATGCCTTTGCCCTTCCAAGAGGCGCGAGCTTTGGTACGAGCGGCCTCCATTTCTTTTTCGAAAGCAGCTTCATCGGCTGTCATACCTTTTTCGGCAGCAATCAAAGCCGTCAAATCAGCAGGGAATCCGTAGGTGTCATAGAGTTTGAAAATAACTTCACCAGAGAGAGATTTTTGGCCTTTGGCCTGAGCTTTCGCGATTTCATCATTCAAGATGTGTGAGCCTTGATCCAGAGTCGCCATAAAGCGAGTCTCTTCATCCTTCACAGTCGTCAGGATGATTTGCTTGCGAGCTTTCAACTCAGGGTAAACATCACCCATATGGTCGATCAACGATTCAACCATCGCTGGCAAGAACGAGTGTTTGTCATTGAGCTTATGACCGAAACGGATTGCGCGTCTCATGATACGGCGAAGAACGTAGCCGCGGCCTTCATTCGAAGGCAAAGCGCCGTCGGCAATAAGGAATCCAGTCGAACGGCAGTGATCCGCCAAAACGCGGATCGCGGCTGTGCGCTCGCGAACTTCAGGATTTTTTGCAAGCACGTCAACGTCAGTGATGTATTCGAAGCCGCCGATTTTGCAAGCGCGCTCAATCATCGGTGCGAATAAGTCTGTATCGTAGTTATTAAACTTACCTTGCATTGCTGCCGTCATACGCTCGAGACCGCCGCCAGTATCGACAGACGGTTTCGGAAGTGGAGTCATCGTGCCCGGAGGATTCTCGAAGTATTGCATGAAGACCAAGTTCCAGATTTCAACGAAGCGGTCTTCACCAGCTGCGATCCCTTTGTAAGGATCGGATTCTTTACCGGCTTTTGGGCCGTGATCGTAGAAGATCTCAGTACAAGGACCGCAAGGGCCTGTGTCGCCCATTTTCCAGAAGTTGTCTTTGTCGAAACGGAAGATGCGCTCGCGAGGAACGCCTTCTTGGTTGTGCCAAATGTCTGCAGCTTCATCGTCAGACAAGTGAACAGTCACATAGAGTTTCTCTTTTGGAATTTTGAGTTCTTTTGTGAGGAATTCCCACGCAAAGTGAATCGCGTCTTTCTTGAAGTAATCGCCGAAAGAGAAGTTCCCCATCATTTCAAAGAATGTGTGGTGACGAGCTGTGAAGCCGACGTTTTCCAAGTCATTGTGTTTACCACCGGCGCGGACGCATTTTTGAGCTGTCACGGCGCGAGTGTAATCGCGTTTTTCAAGACCTAAGAAAGTGTTCTTGAACTGATTCATGCCGGCGTTCGCGAAGAGCAGAGTCGGATCGTTTTCAGGAATCAAAGAAGAAGAAGGCACCACGGTGTGGCCGTTCTTTTTGAAGTAGTTAATAAACGCGCTTCTGATTTCAGAGCTCTTCATAAATCACCTTTCGCACAGTATCTGGATCAAATCCCCGCGCCGCTAAAAAGCGTGCGACCCGGGCCTGTTCTTTGCGTTTGTCTTCGTAAGACAAAGCTTCAAAACCGGAAAATTTATTCTTCACAAGAGTGAGGGCCTTTTCAAGTTCCAAATCACGATCTGTAGAAACCGCGGGAAGGCCCTTTTCTTTGAGTTTGTTATTGATGTAGGCAATGCCCTTGTTTTTACGGTGAAGAATCCCTGCCATTTTGCCGGCAAGGACCTCTTCATCACCGAGCCACTTGTTATCGCGGGCAAATTGAATCGCATTCTCGATCGCCTCTGCGATCTCTTTGCGATTCTCTTCAGTGTCTTCGGTGAATTCGCGACCGTCTTTTTGAGCAGCCCGTTTGCGGAACATGAGATTGCGGCGGAAGTATTCTTTGAGCTTCTTACGCAATTCCAGTTCGGAATGGTCACGCATCGCTACGAGGTCCATGACCTTGCGTTTAGCGTAACTTTTATGGCTGTAAGGGGTTGACGACGTCGGTTGCGACATCCCAAGGTTTTAGCATTTTTTCGAGAGTGGAGATAGAGGGGAGTTCCGCACGCGCTGCGTCCGGAAACAGGGCCTGGCACTTATTCTACCATTCGTATTTTAGGAACATTTGCGTTTTGCTGTCGGCGGTACGGTGCTCAACACCGAATTTGGTGTTGTGGCTGAGAGTCTGTGAGAGATCGACGCGGGTGTTACCCGGATCGGCGGTAAAATTCATGCAGGTGTTTTCGCCGAGTTCGTATTTCAAAGAATTGACTCGCATGAAGCGGAGATTCTGTCTGGTTTTATGGGAGTCAGAGGACGCCTGGACCGGCTGAGAAGAGTTGGCAGCAGCACTCTGTCCCGGCGAAGGAGCTTCGTTTTCGGTGTCGTCTTTGTGAGTGATATCCTGAACCCACGAGTTCAGTTTATCGTTCATCGCTTTTTCAAGTTTTTTATCGTAGCCATTCAATAAAATGGAACCTTGGCGCTGCATCCAATCATTGCGGACGGATTCAAAATCACTCCCACCTTGGGGCGTGGCGAGAGTTTCCGGAACTTTGTCGTGAGCTTGAAAGGCATTCATTTCATTGATGATTTTAAGAGAGCTCGTCGAATCCCAATCGCTCGGGCTGACGCTCGAGAAATTCTGGTAGCTGATGAACAGCATAAAGATCGCAGCAAGTATAAATACTCGTGGTATGAGTCTCATGATCAAAGTATAACATAAGGGGTTGTTTGCTCAGAGGATTCCCCAAGGGAATCTCAATTTGAGACACCATTTGTGGACGTAGAATTGTTGAACGAGATAAAAATGCTTGAAAACGCTCAAGGGCTTAGAAAATTCCTTAAAAACTTAGCGACATTTTTCGGCGTCGGTTTCTTTCCGAAGGGACCCGGGACGGCCGGAACTGTGGCGACGATTCCGCTGGTTTTGCTGCTTTCGTGGGCAGGCCCACTTGTTTACATGGCGTTCGTGATCATTCTTTTACCGCTGGCAGTCATTTCTGCTCAGGTCTACGAAGACGATAAGGGCGGCCACGATCACAAAGAAATCGTGATCGATGAGGTGCTGGGCTTTATGATCGCGATGACATGGCTTCCCATGACATGGAAAGCAATGCTGGCGGGCTTTTTATTATTTCGAGTGCTGGACATCTTCAAGCCTTTTCCCATAGGATATTTAGATAAGAAAATTCCGGGGGGACTCGGGGTTGTGCTTGATGATGTCGCAGCAGGAATTATCGCGAGTATAATTTTGCAATATCTCTATCAGCACACCGATTGGTTAGGTGCTCAGGTCATGGTGTTCACTTCATGAATGATTATCAAACCGGCATTCTCCTGCAGGAACTTTTGAGGTTACTTCGCTCACGCACTCTGAAAATCGGATTTGCTGAGAGTTGTACCGGTGGACTTCTTTCCGCGACCCTGACCGCTTTACCAGGTGTTTCGGATGTCTTTATGGGGTCCATAGTGAGTTACTCCTACGAAGCCAAAATGGATTTGTTGGAGGTCTCAGCCAGCACTTTAAAGGATGAAGGTGCTGTGAGCGAATCCATCGCTCGTCAAATGGCGCAAGGAGCGCGCAAGCAGTTAAAAGTCGACGTTGCGGTTGCAATTACCGGAATAGCTGGTCCGACGGGTGGAACCCCGGACAAGCCAGTAGGCACTGTATGCTTTGCAGTCAGTGGCCCCGGAGTTGCTAACGGAGAAACTAAAGAGGTTTCAGTGCGCAAGCACTTCTCCGGTGGCCGCGAGGAAGTTCAACAAGCTTCTGTCCGCTTTGCGCTGGAATTTGTGATTGCGAGTTTAAAAATTTAACAGTTCTAACAACAGGTTCACTCCCGGGGATGGGGGTGAGGAAGGAATAAAATGGCAGCTCCTACTAAAGAAAAAGAGTCTGGCGATCAAAAAGCTCACGGAGAAAAGGTGAAAGCCCTCGAATTGGCGGTTTCAACGATTGAAAAGCAATTCGGTAAAGGCTCCATCATGCGTTTAGGAGAAAATGACAGTCTTGTAAAAGACGTTGAAGCGATCAGCACAGGCGCATTGAGCTTGGATATCGCTTTGGGTATCGGCGGTTTGCCAAAAGGTCGTATCGTAGAAATCTACGGTCCTGAATCTTCTGGTAAAACAACGATTGCATTGTCGACAATCGCTCAAGCTCAGAAAAAGGGCGGCGTTGTTGCTTTCGTCGATGCAGAACATGCTTTGGACGTAAACTACGCTCGTAAATTGGGTGTTAACACAGAAGATCTTTTGATCTCTCAACCAGACACGGGTGAGCAGGCTCTTGAGATCACTGAAACTTTGGTTCGCTCTGGCGCGATCGACGTTCTTGTTGTCGACTCCGTAGCTGCCTTGGTTCCACGTGCCGAGATCGAAGGCGAAATGGGCGACAGCCACATGGGTCTTCAAGCTCGTTTGATGTCACAAGCTCTTCGTAAATTGACAGGTGTGATTGCTCGTTCAAACACTCTTGTTATCTTCATCAATCAGATCCGTATGAAAATCGGCGTGATGTTCGGTAACCCAGAGACGACAACGGGTGGTAATGCATTGAAGTTCTACGCTTCTGTTCGTTTGGATGTACGCCGTGTGGGCGCGATCAAAAACGGTGAGGACGTGACTGGAAACCGTACTGCGGTGAAAGTTGTGAAGAACAAGATGGCACCTCCGTTCACGAAAGTTGAATTCGACTTGATGTACGGTGAAGGGATCTCTGAGGCGGGCGACTTGCTCGACTTGGCAACAACTGCAAACTTCATCGAGAAGTCTGGCGCATGGTACTCACACAATGGTGAGCGCATGGGTCAAGGCCGCGACCAAGCGAAGCAGTTCTTGAAAGATCACCCAGAGTTGATGAAAGAGCTTCGCGCGAAGATCTTGGCTTCACACGGTATCGGCAAACTTTTGATGTCGACTCCAGAAGCGGGCGCTGAAGGCTCTGAAGCTGAAGCACACGCTGAAGAAGCAACACCAGCTGCAAAGTCTGCAAAGAAAGCGGACAAAGCAGAGAAATCTGAAAAGTCAGACAAAAAATCTAAGCACTAGTGCGCGGAAGCGCAGGAGGTGGCGGGCCAGCGGCCCAAAACCGGACTATGCCAGATTAAGTTCAAAAAAAGGAAACCCGCCGTCGCTATTGCTACGGCGGGTTTTTTATTTGGAACACATGCAGGCGGAGGGATTGGGGGCCGATCTGCATGTTTTGGGACATTAGAAAAAGAAGAGCTGATTCGTCTTGGTTGCACTACAAGTTGAAATATAAAGTTGC
Protein-coding sequences here:
- a CDS encoding CinA family protein, which codes for MNDYQTGILLQELLRLLRSRTLKIGFAESCTGGLLSATLTALPGVSDVFMGSIVSYSYEAKMDLLEVSASTLKDEGAVSESIARQMAQGARKQLKVDVAVAITGIAGPTGGTPDKPVGTVCFAVSGPGVANGETKEVSVRKHFSGGREEVQQASVRFALEFVIASLKI
- a CDS encoding RecX family transcriptional regulator, whose protein sequence is MDLVAMRDHSELELRKKLKEYFRRNLMFRKRAAQKDGREFTEDTEENRKEIAEAIENAIQFARDNKWLGDEEVLAGKMAGILHRKNKGIAYINNKLKEKGLPAVSTDRDLELEKALTLVKNKFSGFEALSYEDKRKEQARVARFLAARGFDPDTVRKVIYEEL
- a CDS encoding phosphatidylglycerophosphatase A, whose translation is MLENAQGLRKFLKNLATFFGVGFFPKGPGTAGTVATIPLVLLLSWAGPLVYMAFVIILLPLAVISAQVYEDDKGGHDHKEIVIDEVLGFMIAMTWLPMTWKAMLAGFLLFRVLDIFKPFPIGYLDKKIPGGLGVVLDDVAAGIIASIILQYLYQHTDWLGAQVMVFTS
- the recA gene encoding recombinase RecA, which codes for MAAPTKEKESGDQKAHGEKVKALELAVSTIEKQFGKGSIMRLGENDSLVKDVEAISTGALSLDIALGIGGLPKGRIVEIYGPESSGKTTIALSTIAQAQKKGGVVAFVDAEHALDVNYARKLGVNTEDLLISQPDTGEQALEITETLVRSGAIDVLVVDSVAALVPRAEIEGEMGDSHMGLQARLMSQALRKLTGVIARSNTLVIFINQIRMKIGVMFGNPETTTGGNALKFYASVRLDVRRVGAIKNGEDVTGNRTAVKVVKNKMAPPFTKVEFDLMYGEGISEAGDLLDLATTANFIEKSGAWYSHNGERMGQGRDQAKQFLKDHPELMKELRAKILASHGIGKLLMSTPEAGAEGSEAEAHAEEATPAAKSAKKADKAEKSEKSDKKSKH
- the alaS gene encoding alanine--tRNA ligase — translated: MKSSEIRSAFINYFKKNGHTVVPSSSLIPENDPTLLFANAGMNQFKNTFLGLEKRDYTRAVTAQKCVRAGGKHNDLENVGFTARHHTFFEMMGNFSFGDYFKKDAIHFAWEFLTKELKIPKEKLYVTVHLSDDEAADIWHNQEGVPRERIFRFDKDNFWKMGDTGPCGPCTEIFYDHGPKAGKESDPYKGIAAGEDRFVEIWNLVFMQYFENPPGTMTPLPKPSVDTGGGLERMTAAMQGKFNNYDTDLFAPMIERACKIGGFEYITDVDVLAKNPEVRERTAAIRVLADHCRSTGFLIADGALPSNEGRGYVLRRIMRRAIRFGHKLNDKHSFLPAMVESLIDHMGDVYPELKARKQIILTTVKDEETRFMATLDQGSHILNDEIAKAQAKGQKSLSGEVIFKLYDTYGFPADLTALIAAEKGMTADEAAFEKEMEAARTKARASWKGKGMQADEAHLIKFAQDTATKSGPTQFTGYDSMAGQCNVVALSDGTKTVTSLKAGQSGLVILNKTPFYAEGGGQVGDQGTMKNDSTTLEVHNTTKSSDVHIHHVEMVSGEIKVGDTMHVQVAESARRNTMSNHSATHLMHAALRKVLGPHVTQAGSLVDPTRTRFDFTHNKALTAEEIAQIESLVNDEIGKAVDVQVDNMSHKAAIAKGAMALFGEKYGDNVRVLTMGDFSCELCGGTHVKNTSQIRMFKVVSEGGVSAGVRRIEAITGDLAVQYALYGIQQNQQARVAAGLESAWSHFSTSASTDTSLAPWIENKKTEIKNLEKEIKKLQGGQINVDDLASKAQNFTTKAGAAKLVLADVALDDRQVLAEVTDHLKNKIQKGIVVVIGQGDGSHPVIVSVSKDISTEYSAGNLLKEVAAVMGGKGGGRPDFAQGAAPDRTKIADAFKKVQQMVGLQ